The proteins below are encoded in one region of Pedococcus aerophilus:
- a CDS encoding TIGR03557 family F420-dependent LLM class oxidoreductase, which yields MTRFGYTLMTEQSGPRELVGYAVDAEKQGFDFAVSSDHYSPWLTEQGHAPYAWTVLGAVAQATSQLELMTYVTCPTIRYEPAVVAQKAATLQLLSEGRFTLGLGSGENLNEHVVGEGWPMVGVRQDMLEEAIHIIRELHTGELVTWQGEYFRVDSARIWDCPEGGVPIGVAVSGEKSFARFGPLADHVIAVEPDADLVTGFLNHRKSAESGGDALGIGSRAARAIGQIPICWDTDADRAKERAHEQFRWFAGGWAVNADLPTPAGFAGASQFITPDQVAENIPCGPDLDAIVEAVSAYWKAGFTDVALVQVGDEGQQQFLDEAAGPLLDKLRAAAP from the coding sequence ATGACGCGATTCGGCTACACCCTCATGACCGAGCAGTCCGGACCCCGCGAGCTCGTCGGCTACGCCGTCGATGCCGAGAAGCAGGGCTTCGACTTCGCTGTGAGCAGCGACCACTACTCGCCGTGGCTCACCGAGCAGGGCCACGCGCCCTACGCCTGGACGGTGCTCGGCGCCGTCGCTCAGGCCACGTCACAGCTCGAGCTCATGACCTACGTGACCTGCCCGACCATCCGCTACGAGCCGGCCGTCGTCGCGCAGAAGGCGGCGACCCTGCAGCTGCTCAGTGAGGGGCGCTTCACCCTCGGGCTCGGCAGCGGGGAGAACCTCAACGAGCACGTCGTCGGCGAGGGCTGGCCCATGGTGGGAGTCCGTCAGGACATGCTCGAGGAGGCCATCCACATCATCCGCGAGCTGCACACCGGCGAGCTCGTGACCTGGCAGGGCGAGTACTTCCGCGTCGACTCGGCCCGCATCTGGGACTGCCCTGAGGGCGGGGTGCCGATCGGGGTGGCGGTGTCGGGGGAGAAGTCGTTCGCGCGGTTCGGTCCGCTGGCCGACCACGTCATCGCCGTCGAGCCGGACGCCGACCTCGTCACCGGGTTCCTCAACCACCGCAAGTCGGCCGAGAGCGGCGGCGACGCCCTGGGCATCGGCTCGCGGGCGGCCAGGGCCATCGGGCAGATCCCGATCTGCTGGGACACCGACGCAGACCGCGCCAAGGAGCGCGCCCACGAGCAGTTCCGCTGGTTCGCCGGTGGCTGGGCGGTCAACGCCGACCTGCCGACCCCGGCGGGGTTCGCCGGGGCTTCGCAGTTCATCACCCCGGACCAGGTCGCCGAGAACATCCCCTGCGGACCGGACCTCGACGCCATCGTGGAGGCGGTCTCCGCCTACTGGAAGGCGGGCTTCACCGACGTCGCGCTGGTCCAGGTGGGCGACGAGGGGCAGCAGCAGTTCCTCGACGAGGCCGCCGGCCCACTGCTGGACAAGCTCCGCGCCGCCGCCCCCTGA
- a CDS encoding SigE family RNA polymerase sigma factor, with amino-acid sequence MALRNGSVDATPGEREAGMGPRSAEAEFDAFYRDTARRVIHLVYGFTGDLTVAQDATQEAYARAWQQWSTVRTHDDPLAWVRTVARRVAISGWRKKTTQDRAYERHGAHDTTGPPTEDRVAVVAALRTLSEPLREAVTLHYIGDLSIEQIAHETNTPAGTVKARLHRGRAQLALALRHEESSGDRHG; translated from the coding sequence ATGGCACTGAGGAACGGAAGCGTCGACGCGACGCCGGGCGAGCGGGAGGCGGGGATGGGGCCGAGGTCCGCAGAAGCGGAGTTCGACGCGTTCTACCGCGACACCGCCCGTCGGGTGATCCACCTCGTCTACGGCTTCACCGGTGACCTCACCGTCGCCCAGGACGCGACGCAGGAGGCGTACGCCCGGGCCTGGCAGCAGTGGTCCACCGTCCGCACGCACGACGACCCGCTGGCCTGGGTCCGGACCGTGGCCCGGCGGGTGGCCATCTCCGGGTGGCGCAAGAAGACCACCCAGGACCGCGCCTACGAACGGCACGGTGCCCACGACACCACCGGCCCACCCACCGAGGACCGGGTGGCCGTGGTCGCAGCCCTGCGGACGCTGTCCGAACCGCTGCGCGAGGCCGTGACGCTGCACTACATCGGCGACCTGTCCATCGAGCAGATCGCCCACGAGACCAACACCCCCGCAGGCACCGTCAAGGCGCGCCTGCACCGGGGCCGAGCGCAGCTCGCGCTGGCCCTGCGGCACGAGGAGAGCTCCGGTGATCGACATGGCTGA
- the purN gene encoding phosphoribosylglycinamide formyltransferase, translating to MTADVTTQPTGIVVLISGSGTNLQALIDATADAAYGVRILAVGADRAGISGLHKAAAAGIPTFVVRVEDHETRADWDVALAERIADHEPAFVVSAGFMKILGPRVLAEHVVLNTHPALLPAFPGAHAVRDALAAGATVTGCTVHVVDAGVDTGPVIAQSTVEVRPGDTEDTLHERIKAVEHPLLVTIVGRAAREGITVTDGKVSIP from the coding sequence GTGACCGCGGACGTGACGACGCAGCCCACGGGCATCGTCGTCCTCATCTCCGGGTCGGGCACGAACCTCCAGGCGCTCATCGACGCCACGGCCGACGCTGCATACGGGGTCCGCATACTCGCGGTCGGGGCCGACCGGGCCGGGATCTCGGGCCTGCACAAAGCCGCCGCCGCGGGCATCCCGACGTTCGTCGTCCGCGTCGAGGACCACGAGACCCGCGCCGACTGGGACGTCGCCCTCGCCGAGCGGATCGCCGACCACGAGCCAGCGTTCGTCGTGTCGGCGGGGTTCATGAAGATCCTCGGGCCCAGGGTCTTGGCCGAGCACGTCGTCCTCAACACGCACCCGGCCCTGCTCCCGGCGTTCCCCGGCGCGCACGCCGTCCGCGACGCGCTCGCCGCCGGGGCGACCGTCACGGGGTGCACCGTCCACGTCGTCGACGCGGGGGTCGACACCGGTCCGGTGATCGCCCAGTCCACCGTCGAGGTCCGCCCCGGCGACACGGAGGACACCCTCCACGAACGCATCAAAGCCGTCGAGCACCCGTTGCTCGTCACCATCGTGGGCCGCGCGGCCCGCGAGGGAATCACCGTCACCGATGGGAAGGTCAGCATTCCGTGA
- a CDS encoding cell division protein PerM, translating into MTVMELLRRATPTSGGPDPRAYQRTLLEGAGAAAASALVFVLPALLVWVAASESTVPWTTSLGVGASLWLLGTGAHLALGGAVVTVVPLLFLALAVLGAAWAAVRAVRESAEDRTVVLLAGLLHRPLALALGAWTFGYAVVAALWAVVASLAEPRPVLWTLVFPVLVVPVGAALLALVHLLRRRPELAGERLRRPAWLPEAVRRGLRPGVEGAAALLGAGVLICVGFVVLHLGNVTNLQAALAPGVIGGVVLSLAQLLVLPNLALWAVSFVAGTGFSAVEGASATWTGSRTSLLPMVPVFGALPEPGAFPGWLPVVVLLPVAVGAFVGWRALRSVARLSTERTKLTVAGVAVVVAAGLVGLLDVVGGASLGQDRLSSIGAPAGAMTLALLVELLAGAGLVLGWDRWKLRR; encoded by the coding sequence ATGACTGTGATGGAGTTGCTGCGCCGGGCCACGCCGACTTCGGGCGGGCCCGACCCGAGGGCGTACCAGCGCACCCTGCTCGAGGGAGCGGGTGCCGCGGCGGCCTCCGCCCTCGTCTTCGTGCTCCCCGCGCTGCTCGTGTGGGTGGCTGCGTCCGAGAGCACCGTCCCGTGGACGACGTCGCTCGGCGTCGGGGCCAGCCTCTGGCTGCTCGGCACCGGGGCCCACCTCGCTCTGGGTGGCGCAGTCGTCACGGTCGTCCCCCTCCTCTTCCTCGCGCTCGCCGTCCTCGGTGCGGCCTGGGCCGCGGTCCGGGCGGTGCGCGAGAGCGCCGAGGACCGCACCGTGGTCCTGCTCGCCGGCCTGCTGCACCGGCCCCTGGCGCTCGCGCTGGGTGCGTGGACCTTCGGGTATGCCGTCGTCGCTGCCCTCTGGGCGGTGGTCGCCTCACTCGCCGAGCCGCGCCCGGTCCTGTGGACCCTCGTCTTCCCCGTGCTGGTCGTGCCCGTCGGGGCGGCCCTGCTGGCCCTCGTCCACCTGCTGCGCCGACGCCCCGAGCTGGCGGGTGAGCGGTTGCGGCGGCCCGCCTGGCTGCCCGAGGCGGTCCGTCGTGGCCTGCGTCCGGGGGTGGAGGGCGCTGCCGCGCTGCTCGGTGCCGGGGTGCTGATCTGCGTCGGGTTCGTCGTCCTGCACCTGGGCAACGTCACCAACCTCCAGGCCGCGCTGGCTCCGGGTGTCATCGGGGGAGTCGTGCTCTCCCTGGCCCAGCTGCTCGTCCTGCCCAACCTCGCGTTGTGGGCCGTCTCGTTCGTCGCCGGCACCGGGTTCTCCGCGGTCGAGGGAGCCTCCGCGACCTGGACCGGTTCGCGCACCTCGCTGCTGCCGATGGTCCCGGTGTTCGGTGCCCTGCCCGAGCCCGGGGCCTTCCCCGGGTGGCTGCCGGTCGTCGTCCTCCTGCCCGTGGCGGTGGGTGCGTTCGTCGGCTGGCGGGCCCTGCGCTCCGTGGCCCGGTTGTCCACCGAGCGCACCAAGCTCACCGTCGCTGGCGTGGCCGTCGTCGTCGCGGCCGGTCTGGTGGGCCTGCTCGACGTCGTCGGGGGTGCCTCGCTCGGCCAGGACCGCCTGTCCTCGATCGGTGCCCCGGCCGGGGCCATGACGCTGGCCCTGCTCGTCGAGCTGCTGGCCGGCGCCGGGCTGGTCCTCGGCTGGGACCGCTGGAAGCTGCGCCGCTGA